GACATAACTGCTAGACTAGCTAGCTAATACAGTGAGGCCGCTGAAAACATATCGCATTTGCAAAAAATGCATCATCTTTCATCACTGCAATGCTTTTCGCAGCCATCACAGCTAAATAATTCAGCTCGATTTATTCTGCCTTTAGCACTACACTGCCGTCTTTTACAATACTGCCCACTTATGTCTAGCCCAAACTGCCTGCAATGCCAATCGCCCTATGTGTATCAAGATCAAGATCAATGGGTGTGCCCTGAATGTGGTTTCGAATGGAACTCCAATGAACAGGCTGAGCAACTCGCCCTAGCAGCCATCAAAGACGTAAACGGGCAGATTTTAGAGGCTGGCGACAAGATCACCATCATTAAAGATTTAAAAGTGAAGGGCAGTTCTCAAGTGCTTAAAATAGGCAGCAAAGCAACTATCAAACGCATTGTTGACGGCGATGATCACCAGCTCGATTGCAAATTAGCTAAGGGCGGCGAGATGATGATCACGGCGAAATTTGTCAAAAAGTCGTAGTTAGCGACGGCATTAATAGCGAACGTTTAATCCACTAAATTCACAACGCATCAATCTTTAGCGTGCTGATGAATCGCCCCATCAGGCATATTTTCTAACATGCTAATATAATTCATCGCAGCATCTGCAAGTTGATGCGTATATGCCATCATTGGCGTTTTGCCCTGCCCAGCCTTATGCAAGGCTTGCATTGCATCACCCTCAACAGTTTTCTCAATTAAGGCTTTCGCACTGGCAATCATTTTTTCGCCATGCAGTATAGTCATATTATCGACATCGCTCGACATATCCATTTTACCCAACATCACCAAGCTTGAACCCTCGGCCGCCATTTCTACCGCATGGTTAATCATCACATGCATATGATGCAAAGACATATCGGTATGTTGCTGATCAGCATGGCTATGAAATGGTGCCAAGACTAGTGCCAGCAAGAGACTG
This Pseudomonadales bacterium DNA region includes the following protein-coding sequences:
- a CDS encoding alkylphosphonate utilization protein; this encodes MSSPNCLQCQSPYVYQDQDQWVCPECGFEWNSNEQAEQLALAAIKDVNGQILEAGDKITIIKDLKVKGSSQVLKIGSKATIKRIVDGDDHQLDCKLAKGGEMMITAKFVKKS